In Brevibacillus brevis, a genomic segment contains:
- a CDS encoding M20 family metallo-hydrolase: MEKRINSLVDQMYPSLQEWRRDFHKYAESGWVEYRTASKVASQLAAWGYEVKAGREVVAEDARMGVPPQEFLRAQEQRALSQGAVAEWLPQLSGGFTGVVGILDTGRPGPTVAFRVDMDALDLQESGELDHLPAAGAYASVNPNMMHACGHDAHTAIGLGLAYVLSQCKDELHGRIKLIFQPAEEGVRGAKAMVEAGVADDVDRLFASHVGTGVPLGEVVCGAYGYLATTKLDVTYRGVAAHAGGSPEEGKNALLAAASAVMNLHSITRHSGGNSRINVGVLEAGSGRNIIPNRAAFKLETRGDTTEVNEYILSRALDIIQGSAQMYGVESTIEIVGKAGSSDPSPELLPYIHAQAGKVPEVTSVVESISAGGSEDATYLMERVKQNGGLASYVVFGTTLAAGHHNEKFDIDEEVMKIAVKTLALCALNIHELAAPIMADAR; this comes from the coding sequence ATGGAAAAGCGCATAAACAGTCTCGTAGACCAAATGTATCCCTCCCTTCAGGAGTGGCGGCGGGATTTTCACAAGTACGCGGAATCCGGCTGGGTGGAATACCGCACGGCGAGTAAAGTGGCGAGCCAGCTGGCTGCCTGGGGGTATGAAGTAAAGGCGGGACGTGAAGTCGTGGCAGAGGATGCTCGTATGGGAGTGCCGCCCCAGGAGTTTCTCCGTGCACAGGAGCAGCGTGCCTTGTCTCAAGGCGCCGTCGCAGAATGGCTCCCGCAATTGTCGGGAGGCTTCACCGGAGTGGTCGGCATTCTCGACACCGGCAGGCCGGGACCTACCGTCGCCTTTCGCGTCGATATGGATGCCCTTGACTTGCAGGAATCCGGGGAGCTTGATCATCTGCCCGCAGCGGGAGCGTATGCGTCTGTCAACCCCAACATGATGCACGCCTGCGGTCATGACGCCCACACCGCCATCGGCCTGGGGCTTGCTTACGTCCTCAGTCAGTGCAAGGACGAGCTTCACGGGCGGATCAAACTGATCTTTCAGCCTGCGGAGGAAGGTGTCCGCGGAGCAAAGGCAATGGTCGAGGCTGGAGTCGCAGACGATGTCGATCGCTTGTTTGCGAGCCATGTCGGCACCGGCGTCCCTCTGGGCGAAGTCGTCTGCGGAGCTTACGGATACCTGGCGACGACGAAACTGGACGTGACGTACAGAGGGGTCGCCGCGCATGCCGGCGGCAGCCCGGAGGAAGGCAAAAACGCGCTGCTCGCAGCCGCTTCCGCCGTCATGAACCTGCACTCGATTACACGCCACAGCGGCGGCAATTCCCGGATCAACGTGGGCGTGCTGGAGGCCGGAAGCGGCCGCAACATCATTCCCAACCGGGCCGCTTTCAAGCTGGAGACGAGAGGCGACACGACCGAAGTCAACGAGTACATCCTCTCGCGTGCTCTCGATATCATCCAGGGCTCCGCGCAGATGTACGGAGTCGAATCCACGATCGAGATCGTCGGCAAAGCCGGCAGCAGCGATCCAAGCCCCGAGCTTTTGCCCTACATCCATGCGCAGGCTGGGAAAGTGCCGGAGGTGACCTCGGTCGTGGAGAGCATCTCGGCGGGCGGATCCGAAGACGCGACTTATTTGATGGAACGCGTAAAGCAAAACGGCGGCCTTGCCTCCTATGTCGTGTTTGGGACGACCCTGGCGGCTGGACACCATAACGAAAAATTCGACATCGATGAAGAAGTCATGAAAATCGCTGTGAAGACATTGGCGCTGTGCGCGCTGAACATCCACGAACTGGCGGCGCCCATCATGGCCGACGCACGTTAG
- a CDS encoding M20 family metallopeptidase produces the protein MSSFFHYLKENEANILADLERVVKAESPTQDKQAVDRCGEEFQALFSERLGLHAEVIPMSETGNHLRFTYGTGEEQILILGHMDTVWDIGRLSYRVEGNKAYGPGILDMKSGIVQAIWAVKACKDLGVPLQKRIVFLCTSDEETGSASSRPFIEEDAQKSSAVLVVEPAVANTGALKTARKGVGHFTMSIKGKAAHAGNHHEDGINAVEEMAHQILFLQGLTDYGKGTTVNVGIASGGTRTNVVPENAVLDIDVRIDRLTEAERIHSLITQAKPHLQGTTLHISGGINRPPMERTAQTERLFQLAADCAEELGMTLTEAAVGGGSDGNFTAALGIPTLDGLGAMGEGPHAEYEHILIDQLPVRAALLAGLLSRL, from the coding sequence ATGTCCAGTTTCTTCCATTACCTAAAAGAAAATGAAGCGAACATCCTGGCAGATTTGGAGCGCGTCGTCAAAGCGGAGTCTCCCACCCAGGACAAGCAGGCCGTCGATCGTTGCGGGGAAGAGTTTCAAGCCCTTTTTTCCGAGCGCCTGGGGCTCCATGCGGAAGTCATCCCGATGAGCGAGACCGGCAATCATTTGCGTTTTACCTACGGGACCGGAGAGGAACAAATCCTCATTCTAGGCCATATGGACACGGTCTGGGATATCGGACGACTCTCCTATCGGGTCGAAGGCAACAAAGCTTACGGACCCGGCATCCTGGACATGAAAAGCGGCATCGTCCAAGCGATTTGGGCGGTAAAGGCGTGCAAGGATCTGGGAGTCCCTTTGCAAAAAAGGATCGTGTTTCTCTGCACCAGCGACGAAGAGACGGGTAGCGCCAGCTCTCGGCCTTTCATCGAGGAAGATGCCCAAAAGAGCAGCGCCGTTTTGGTCGTGGAGCCCGCAGTGGCAAACACGGGAGCATTGAAAACAGCTCGTAAGGGAGTCGGCCATTTCACCATGTCGATCAAGGGGAAAGCGGCCCACGCAGGGAATCACCACGAGGATGGAATCAACGCCGTGGAGGAAATGGCCCACCAGATTCTGTTCCTCCAGGGGCTGACCGACTACGGAAAGGGAACGACCGTAAACGTGGGGATCGCTTCAGGTGGCACACGGACCAATGTGGTGCCGGAAAACGCCGTTCTCGACATCGACGTGCGAATCGACCGCTTGACCGAGGCCGAGCGGATTCACTCGCTGATCACACAGGCAAAGCCGCATTTGCAAGGCACTACCCTGCATATTTCCGGGGGAATCAATCGGCCTCCGATGGAGCGAACGGCTCAGACAGAGCGACTGTTTCAGCTGGCAGCGGACTGCGCGGAAGAACTGGGTATGACGCTCACGGAAGCAGCGGTCGGCGGCGGAAGCGACGGCAACTTCACCGCGGCTCTGGGTATTCCTACGCTTGATGGATTGGGAGCGATGGGGGAAGGGCCGCATGCCGAATACGAGCATATCCTGATCGATCAGCTGCCGGTCAGGGCGGCACTGTTGGCCGGATTGCTGTCGCGCCTGTAA
- a CDS encoding sigma 54-interacting transcriptional regulator, which translates to MTEFSRIEEFIQSYADNIAHVLGLDVTILDEQGIRVSGTGYYQELVGLPAPEGSFFRMILQTGQPGMIFDMKKNESECMNCKFLQQCRELATIGFPVHKREKTVGVIGIIGFSPEQKEKMLHHSEKWMPFLQHISSLIEHKLLELDAELEKSCHMQEEVPEASLRPVYFAQLIGAETGLRDVIAKAKKVAGSISTVLIRGESGTGKELLAKAIHSEGPRSRYPFVAINCAAIPETLLESELFGYEGGAFTGSRREGKPGKFELAHKGTIFLDEVGDIPLSLQPKLLRVLQDKTVDRVGGIKTIGVDVRVIAATHRDLEQMVREGTFREDLYYRLHVIPLRLRPLRERREDIPLYLNHFLHRYSKVLQKGKLQLDAGLAQKLAAYDWPGNIRQLENAVEYMVNMADGETIGCGDLPDYLLPSARESAAERQGKGLEQMLADFERSVLAGFLESGPYAQDKAAIASELQISLSTLYRKLEKYDLT; encoded by the coding sequence ATGACCGAATTTTCCCGCATCGAAGAATTCATCCAATCGTACGCGGACAATATCGCCCATGTGCTGGGACTGGACGTCACCATTCTGGACGAACAAGGAATCCGGGTGAGCGGGACTGGCTACTACCAGGAGCTCGTGGGACTGCCTGCCCCGGAAGGCTCGTTTTTCCGGATGATCTTGCAGACCGGACAGCCGGGGATGATTTTTGACATGAAAAAAAACGAGTCGGAGTGTATGAACTGCAAGTTTTTGCAGCAATGCCGGGAGCTTGCGACCATCGGCTTTCCCGTGCACAAACGGGAAAAGACGGTAGGCGTTATCGGAATCATCGGTTTTTCCCCCGAGCAGAAGGAAAAGATGCTCCACCATTCGGAAAAGTGGATGCCGTTTTTGCAGCATATAAGCTCGCTGATCGAGCACAAGCTGCTGGAGCTGGATGCAGAGCTGGAAAAGAGCTGCCACATGCAGGAGGAAGTCCCGGAAGCGTCACTGCGGCCGGTGTATTTCGCCCAGCTGATCGGGGCGGAGACGGGACTGCGGGATGTGATCGCCAAAGCGAAGAAGGTCGCCGGCAGCATCTCGACCGTGCTGATCCGGGGAGAAAGCGGGACGGGGAAAGAGCTGCTGGCAAAGGCGATCCACAGCGAAGGGCCGCGCAGCCGATATCCTTTTGTGGCCATCAACTGTGCGGCGATTCCGGAGACCCTCTTGGAAAGCGAGCTGTTCGGCTACGAAGGCGGCGCTTTTACGGGATCGCGGCGCGAGGGCAAGCCAGGCAAGTTCGAGCTGGCGCACAAGGGCACCATTTTCCTCGATGAAGTGGGGGACATTCCGCTGTCTCTCCAGCCAAAGCTGCTGCGCGTGCTGCAGGATAAAACCGTCGATCGGGTAGGAGGCATCAAAACGATCGGCGTCGACGTGCGGGTAATTGCAGCTACGCATCGCGACTTGGAGCAAATGGTACGGGAGGGGACGTTTCGGGAAGACCTGTACTACCGTCTCCATGTCATTCCGCTGCGGCTTCGCCCGCTTCGGGAGCGCCGGGAGGACATTCCCCTCTACCTGAATCATTTCTTGCACCGCTATTCCAAAGTGCTGCAAAAGGGCAAGCTCCAGCTGGATGCCGGGCTTGCGCAGAAGCTGGCGGCCTACGATTGGCCGGGAAACATCCGCCAGCTGGAAAACGCGGTCGAGTACATGGTGAATATGGCGGATGGCGAGACGATTGGCTGCGGCGATCTGCCGGACTATCTGCTGCCTTCCGCAAGAGAGTCGGCAGCAGAGCGGCAGGGAAAAGGGCTGGAACAAATGCTGGCTGACTTCGAACGTTCCGTGCTGGCAGGTTTCCTGGAGAGCGGTCCCTACGCCCAGGATAAGGCGGCAATTGCGAGCGAGCTGCAGATCAGCCTGTCCACGCTGTACCGGAAGCTGGAAAAATACGATTTGACCTAG
- a CDS encoding aminotransferase class I/II-fold pyridoxal phosphate-dependent enzyme produces the protein MSTKKWGWDTAAIHAAQEPCPKTGAVVSAVVPAVAYAFPDAAAAAACVAGETEGTYYGRYGNPTISILEAKIAALENGEAALGVSSGMAAISAALLAFLRQGDHVVCTRDVYGGSFKFLTTLAPRYGIAADFVDCTDLQAVERAILPQTKVLYIETPSNPCLTVLDIEALSRLAHARGLTVIVDNTFMTPYLQRPLELGADVVVHSATKYLNGHGDVIAGFIVGKREHIQFMRKHIMGDLGQNLNAWDAFLILRGLKTLGLRVRQHCQNAEAIACYLAKHPAISQVYYPGLPDHPQHGLAKRQMAKMGGIVSFEVKGGCEAAKTFMNGLSLAMISFSLGDPETLVQHPASMTHFSIPPEERERFGITDGLIRLSAGLEDAEDIIGDLEQALSLLRAGALADQA, from the coding sequence ATGTCGACAAAGAAATGGGGATGGGATACAGCGGCAATCCATGCGGCGCAGGAGCCTTGCCCGAAAACAGGGGCGGTCGTATCGGCGGTGGTGCCCGCTGTCGCCTACGCATTTCCCGACGCGGCTGCTGCAGCTGCATGCGTAGCAGGGGAAACGGAAGGGACGTATTACGGACGCTACGGCAATCCTACGATTTCGATACTCGAAGCCAAAATCGCCGCCCTGGAAAACGGAGAAGCAGCTCTGGGAGTCAGCAGCGGCATGGCCGCGATTTCGGCGGCGCTGCTTGCCTTTTTGCGGCAAGGCGATCACGTCGTGTGTACCCGGGATGTCTACGGAGGCAGCTTCAAATTTTTGACGACGCTTGCGCCGAGGTACGGAATTGCGGCCGATTTTGTGGATTGCACCGATTTGCAGGCGGTTGAGCGGGCGATTTTGCCCCAGACCAAGGTGCTGTACATCGAGACGCCGTCGAATCCATGCCTGACCGTGCTGGATATTGAAGCATTGTCTAGGCTGGCGCACGCTCGCGGCCTCACGGTGATCGTAGACAACACGTTCATGACCCCGTACTTGCAGCGTCCGCTGGAGCTTGGGGCGGACGTGGTGGTGCACAGCGCCACGAAGTATTTGAACGGACACGGGGACGTCATCGCGGGATTCATCGTCGGGAAGCGCGAGCATATCCAGTTCATGCGCAAGCACATCATGGGGGATCTCGGGCAAAATCTGAATGCCTGGGACGCTTTTCTCATCCTGCGCGGACTGAAAACGCTCGGCCTGCGGGTCCGTCAGCATTGCCAAAACGCAGAGGCGATCGCCTGCTATTTGGCGAAGCATCCGGCTATCTCGCAAGTCTATTACCCGGGACTTCCCGATCACCCGCAGCATGGGCTGGCCAAGCGGCAAATGGCAAAAATGGGCGGCATCGTGTCGTTTGAAGTGAAAGGCGGCTGCGAGGCAGCCAAAACTTTCATGAACGGCCTCAGCCTTGCTATGATATCGTTTAGCTTAGGAGATCCGGAAACGCTGGTGCAGCATCCGGCCTCGATGACCCATTTCTCCATCCCGCCAGAGGAGCGTGAGAGGTTTGGCATCACGGATGGACTGATTCGCTTGTCTGCCGGCCTGGAAGACGCAGAGGACATCATCGGGGATCTGGAACAAGCTCTGTCCCTGCTGCGGGCAGGAGCGTTGGCGGACCAAGCGTAG
- a CDS encoding SDR family oxidoreductase — translation MTQPNRKIALVTGGSRGIGRSTVLSLARRGVDIIFTYKSNQEEADKVISLIRDTGREAVALKLDAGAVGTFDSFVQDVGKTLQKLGAERFDYLVNNAGISHHRAFEKTTEEELDQLYEVHFKGVFFLTQKLLQLIHDGGRIVNISSGLTRMTIPESGAYASMKGAIEVLTRYLAKELGPRGIAVNTIAPGAIATDFSGLRTNEDLKKMIAGMTALGRVGEPDDVGEAIASVLSDENRWVNAQRIEVSGGMLI, via the coding sequence ATGACGCAACCGAACCGCAAGATTGCCTTGGTTACCGGAGGAAGCCGCGGCATCGGCCGAAGCACTGTGCTGAGCCTTGCGCGCCGTGGTGTTGACATCATTTTCACGTACAAGTCAAATCAAGAAGAAGCGGACAAAGTCATCTCTCTGATCCGCGATACCGGGCGCGAAGCCGTTGCCTTGAAGCTCGATGCCGGCGCTGTCGGCACATTCGATTCCTTCGTGCAAGATGTAGGCAAGACGCTTCAAAAGCTGGGTGCCGAGCGCTTTGACTATCTCGTCAACAACGCCGGCATCTCGCATCACAGAGCCTTCGAGAAGACCACGGAGGAAGAGCTGGACCAGCTGTATGAAGTGCACTTCAAGGGCGTGTTCTTTCTGACCCAGAAGCTGCTGCAGCTTATCCATGACGGTGGCCGGATCGTGAACATTTCCTCGGGTCTTACTCGCATGACCATACCGGAGAGCGGCGCCTACGCCTCCATGAAGGGCGCGATCGAGGTCCTGACTCGTTATCTGGCGAAAGAGCTGGGTCCTCGCGGGATTGCGGTCAATACCATCGCCCCGGGAGCCATCGCGACCGACTTCAGCGGACTCCGTACCAATGAAGACCTGAAAAAGATGATTGCGGGGATGACGGCCCTCGGCCGCGTCGGAGAACCCGACGACGTCGGCGAGGCAATCGCTTCGGTGCTCTCCGACGAGAATCGCTGGGTCAATGCCCAACGCATCGAGGTCTCTGGCGGCATGTTGATCTAA
- a CDS encoding TetR family transcriptional regulator — MRNAEATRERILEAALEEFSSYGVAGARVDRIAKNAGCNKNMIYVYFENKETLFKTVLQKHLARVYEENEFTPEDLPGYAARVFEYAMTHADLFRLMAWYGLEKSVIGDLADRSSVQEKKLQMIADAQDAGQVGQTFAPGFLMTAIMALATAWTATNPFGPSYDRNAVERLDETKEAVATAIRLLAKGEEGSAKPTR, encoded by the coding sequence GTGAGGAATGCCGAGGCAACAAGAGAACGCATACTAGAGGCGGCACTGGAGGAGTTCTCCTCCTATGGCGTCGCGGGTGCTCGCGTAGATCGCATCGCCAAGAACGCCGGCTGCAACAAGAATATGATCTACGTGTACTTTGAGAATAAAGAAACGCTGTTTAAGACGGTCCTGCAGAAGCACCTGGCACGCGTCTATGAAGAGAATGAGTTTACGCCCGAGGATCTTCCCGGCTATGCGGCTAGAGTGTTCGAATACGCCATGACGCATGCTGATCTGTTCCGGTTAATGGCCTGGTATGGTTTAGAGAAGAGTGTAATAGGCGACTTGGCAGACCGTTCATCTGTCCAGGAGAAGAAGCTGCAAATGATCGCAGACGCGCAAGACGCCGGACAGGTAGGACAGACGTTCGCCCCGGGCTTCCTGATGACTGCCATCATGGCCCTGGCTACCGCATGGACGGCGACCAATCCGTTCGGTCCGTCATACGACCGCAATGCCGTGGAGAGGCTGGACGAGACAAAAGAAGCCGTCGCCACGGCCATTCGTTTATTGGCCAAAGGCGAGGAAGGCAGCGCAAAGCCGACACGCTGA
- a CDS encoding GMC family oxidoreductase, translating into MAKKLPKVDVVIVGVGWGGGIIASELTKQGLNVVGLERGKERKTEDYFMVHDELRYALRYELMQDLSKETITFRSKTSVRALPMRSYGSFLLGTGLGGAGVHWNGHTFRFLPYDFEIRSKTVERYGEKKIPADMTIQDWGITYDQLEPYFDKFERMAGISGEENPLAGKRSKPYPTPPMKKMPSMKMFEEAAKKKNWHPYMLPSANLSEAYTNPDGISRAACQYCGFCERFGCEYGAKADPVVTVIPVAQKTGKFEIRTHSQVRRILHTGNKATGVLYTDVTTGEEIEQPADIVVLTSYVFNNTRLLLLSKLGRPYDPNTGKGVIGKNYAYQVIRGGATGFFEDREFNYYAGAGALGIVLDDFNGDNFDHKDLKFIHGASISHTMTGQRPIQTNPVPQGTPSWGKDFKAASLKYINRTLSVGAQGASMPFRHHFLDLDPTYKDVFGDPLIRITFDFEEQDRQLAAFTAERCGELLQEMGASKVEVNGKLGPYDIVPYQSTHNTGGVIMGASPDTSAVNNYLQMWDAENVFVVGASAFGHNSGYNPTGTMGALSYRCAEGILKYHKSGGGMVV; encoded by the coding sequence ATGGCCAAAAAACTGCCAAAAGTCGATGTGGTCATCGTTGGGGTAGGCTGGGGCGGAGGAATCATCGCCTCGGAGCTGACCAAGCAAGGCCTGAATGTAGTGGGCCTGGAACGAGGCAAGGAAAGAAAAACGGAAGATTACTTCATGGTGCACGACGAGCTCCGCTACGCGCTGCGCTATGAATTGATGCAGGATTTGTCCAAGGAAACGATCACGTTTCGCAGCAAGACCAGCGTCCGTGCGCTTCCCATGAGGTCGTACGGCTCGTTTCTGCTCGGTACCGGATTGGGAGGAGCTGGCGTTCACTGGAACGGCCATACCTTCCGTTTCCTTCCGTACGATTTTGAGATTCGCAGCAAGACCGTCGAGAGGTATGGCGAAAAGAAAATTCCGGCGGACATGACCATCCAGGACTGGGGCATTACATACGATCAACTGGAGCCGTACTTTGACAAATTCGAGCGGATGGCGGGCATTTCGGGCGAGGAAAATCCGCTTGCCGGCAAGCGCTCCAAGCCGTATCCGACTCCGCCGATGAAGAAAATGCCCAGCATGAAGATGTTTGAGGAAGCCGCCAAGAAGAAAAACTGGCATCCGTACATGCTGCCATCGGCGAATCTTTCCGAAGCCTATACCAATCCGGATGGAATCTCGCGGGCAGCTTGCCAGTATTGCGGCTTCTGTGAGCGCTTCGGATGCGAATACGGGGCAAAAGCAGACCCGGTCGTTACCGTCATCCCCGTCGCCCAAAAAACAGGAAAGTTCGAGATTCGCACCCATTCACAGGTTCGCCGCATTTTACATACCGGCAACAAAGCGACAGGCGTACTGTACACCGATGTCACCACGGGCGAGGAAATCGAACAGCCGGCGGACATCGTCGTGCTGACCAGCTACGTGTTCAACAACACCAGGCTACTGCTGTTGTCCAAGCTCGGCCGTCCCTATGATCCGAATACGGGCAAAGGCGTCATCGGCAAAAACTACGCCTATCAGGTCATCCGCGGCGGTGCGACCGGCTTCTTCGAGGATCGGGAATTCAACTACTATGCAGGGGCAGGGGCGCTCGGAATCGTACTGGACGATTTCAATGGCGACAACTTCGATCACAAAGACCTGAAATTCATTCACGGCGCCAGCATCAGCCATACGATGACAGGTCAGCGGCCGATTCAGACGAACCCGGTGCCGCAGGGAACGCCGAGCTGGGGCAAAGATTTCAAGGCAGCCTCCCTCAAATACATCAATCGAACGCTAAGTGTAGGCGCACAAGGCGCGTCCATGCCTTTCCGCCATCATTTCCTCGACCTCGATCCGACATACAAGGACGTGTTCGGGGATCCGCTGATCCGCATCACCTTCGACTTCGAGGAGCAGGACAGGCAGCTGGCTGCATTCACGGCGGAAAGGTGCGGAGAGCTGCTCCAGGAAATGGGGGCCAGCAAGGTGGAAGTGAACGGAAAGCTGGGGCCGTACGATATCGTTCCGTACCAGTCCACGCACAACACGGGTGGCGTCATCATGGGAGCTTCGCCCGATACGTCGGCCGTGAACAACTATCTGCAAATGTGGGACGCGGAAAACGTGTTTGTAGTCGGAGCTTCCGCTTTTGGCCACAACAGCGGATACAATCCGACCGGAACGATGGGGGCGCTGTCGTACCGGTGTGCGGAGGGCATTCTGAAGTACCACAAGAGCGGAGGCGGCATGGTCGTCTAA
- a CDS encoding gluconate 2-dehydrogenase subunit 3 family protein, with the protein MVVLAQTNNENDQPVSRRNFLKNSGLVIGGLVVGGVAGSLLAKPKTPAPTQPGATPAPTADFNQALMYFTPEQFKVVDAACERIFPEDENGPGAKALGAAYFIDHQLAGDWGFNSRDYMQGPFYQGEATQGYQGRLKRREIFDIGIQEMNNYSNSTQKKKFYELAPEQQDEVLKAFETDEVKLTTISASAFFKMLRASTLEGVYSDPLYGGNKNMDGWKLKNYPGNQMTYSQVIEQDKFVKMAPLSLRDHQHG; encoded by the coding sequence GTGGTAGTGTTGGCACAAACAAACAATGAGAATGATCAACCCGTATCACGAAGGAACTTTCTGAAAAACTCTGGCCTTGTGATCGGTGGACTGGTTGTCGGTGGAGTGGCTGGCAGCCTGCTCGCCAAACCGAAAACACCAGCACCGACGCAACCGGGAGCGACACCCGCTCCGACAGCCGACTTCAATCAGGCATTGATGTACTTCACTCCGGAACAGTTCAAGGTGGTGGATGCAGCCTGCGAACGGATTTTTCCCGAGGACGAGAACGGGCCGGGAGCCAAGGCGCTCGGCGCGGCTTATTTTATCGATCACCAGCTGGCGGGCGATTGGGGCTTCAACTCGCGCGACTACATGCAGGGACCTTTTTATCAGGGCGAAGCTACCCAAGGCTATCAAGGCAGGCTGAAGCGGCGCGAAATTTTTGATATCGGCATCCAGGAAATGAACAACTACAGCAACAGCACGCAAAAAAAGAAATTTTACGAACTCGCGCCCGAGCAGCAGGATGAGGTGCTCAAGGCGTTTGAAACCGATGAGGTGAAATTGACCACGATCTCTGCCAGTGCCTTTTTCAAGATGCTCCGTGCGAGCACCCTCGAAGGCGTTTACTCGGATCCGCTCTACGGCGGAAACAAAAACATGGACGGCTGGAAGCTGAAAAATTATCCGGGTAACCAGATGACGTATTCGCAAGTCATTGAGCAGGACAAGTTTGTGAAGATGGCTCCCCTGAGTTTGCGGGATCATCAACACGGATAA
- a CDS encoding alpha/beta hydrolase yields the protein MSYGMAGNEDAPVLLLLHAIRNTRMLFAGIVPALAEHYRVVAVDLRGHGQSTDAASYTFADIVEDLSGLLDAEGLEQVTVVAASFSAVPAQMLAVREPRRVTGLVLLDGGFYRLADMPGFELESTVERLAAARFSSVEEAESQFARRYGDGQLPPGWMATELERKEDGKYGYRLPREAFSAYFREYSAFPKEELFPSLSCPVRLLLADEKGLADDGQRGFFRQAAADYARLVPHAVIRTIPDSLHLLMVTNPDDIVEEIKNVWNK from the coding sequence ATGTCGTACGGAATGGCGGGGAATGAGGATGCCCCCGTCCTCCTGCTCCTGCACGCGATCCGCAATACGCGGATGCTGTTTGCGGGGATCGTCCCTGCTCTGGCCGAGCATTATCGAGTCGTGGCCGTCGACCTGCGCGGACACGGGCAATCGACCGATGCGGCTTCGTACACGTTTGCCGACATCGTCGAAGATTTGAGCGGATTGCTGGATGCGGAAGGACTGGAGCAGGTGACAGTCGTGGCTGCCTCGTTTTCTGCCGTGCCGGCACAGATGCTGGCAGTCCGGGAGCCTAGGCGCGTCACGGGGCTGGTATTGCTGGATGGTGGCTTTTACCGGCTGGCGGACATGCCGGGGTTTGAGCTGGAATCTACGGTGGAGAGGCTGGCTGCAGCAAGGTTTTCTTCTGTAGAGGAGGCGGAAAGCCAATTTGCCCGCAGATACGGAGACGGGCAGCTTCCACCCGGATGGATGGCAACCGAGCTGGAGCGCAAGGAGGACGGGAAATACGGGTATCGTCTGCCGCGAGAAGCTTTTTCTGCGTATTTCCGGGAGTACTCGGCTTTTCCGAAAGAAGAGCTGTTTCCGTCCTTGTCTTGCCCGGTCCGGTTGCTCTTGGCGGATGAAAAGGGGCTAGCTGACGACGGTCAGCGAGGCTTTTTCCGGCAAGCTGCCGCCGATTACGCAAGACTGGTGCCGCATGCCGTCATTCGGACGATTCCGGACTCCCTTCATTTGCTGATGGTGACGAACCCGGATGACATCGTGGAAGAAATCAAAAACGTATGGAACAAGTAA